In one Saccharibacillus brassicae genomic region, the following are encoded:
- a CDS encoding helix-turn-helix domain-containing protein, producing MQTSSPSCQVFTAGFSFHRTPFHVHRTEGLGSYLLRLQTDGTSEALIDGRMQRIEAGDLLLYGPDDTYELKIFPPSASEDSGQPMESGDYHIFFGGEWIDRWWNERKRPTRITIPLSEGLLGLFRQIVIEQRRISNPDPRISDYYLRILCLETDRLLSEQPISSGKTFLAYRIKQYIEENASSLFKLEDVASYVDTSVSRCVHLFKETFDMSIMQYALEVRLDMAKERIVFSPMPLEQVAETSGFANYTYFHRVFRGKFGMSPKEFRHTRQEKM from the coding sequence ATGCAGACGTCCTCACCTTCCTGCCAGGTATTCACCGCAGGATTTTCCTTCCACCGTACGCCTTTTCACGTTCACCGCACCGAAGGTCTCGGCAGCTATCTGCTGCGCCTGCAGACGGACGGCACTTCCGAAGCGCTGATCGACGGCCGCATGCAGCGGATCGAAGCCGGCGACCTGCTGCTCTACGGTCCCGACGACACGTACGAACTGAAAATTTTCCCGCCTTCGGCTTCCGAAGATTCCGGCCAGCCGATGGAGAGCGGCGATTACCACATTTTCTTCGGCGGCGAATGGATCGACCGCTGGTGGAACGAACGCAAACGCCCGACCCGTATCACGATTCCGCTCAGCGAAGGACTGCTCGGCCTGTTTCGCCAGATCGTGATCGAGCAGCGCCGCATCTCGAACCCGGACCCGCGGATCTCGGACTATTACCTGCGCATTCTCTGTCTGGAGACCGACCGCCTGCTGAGCGAACAGCCGATTTCGTCGGGCAAGACGTTCCTCGCCTACCGGATCAAGCAGTATATCGAAGAGAACGCTTCGTCGCTGTTCAAGCTGGAAGACGTCGCCTCCTACGTGGACACCAGCGTCTCGCGCTGCGTGCACCTGTTCAAGGAAACGTTCGATATGAGCATTATGCAGTACGCGCTCGAAGTCCGGCTCGATATGGCCAAGGAGCGGATCGTGTTCAGCCCGATGCCGCTCGAACAGGTCGCCGAGACGTCCGGTTTTGCCAACTACACGTATTTCCACCGGGTGTTCCGCGGCAAGTTCGGCATGTCGCCGAAAGAGTTCCGGCATACGCGGCAGGAGAAAATGTAG
- a CDS encoding Gfo/Idh/MocA family protein codes for MKRMQIGIIGCGNISAIYLKNLGSSEWAEVVAVADRIPEKAQERAVEFGIANACTVEELLADESIELVINLTIPASHAEINLAAVKAGKHVYGEKPLAVSLEDGRLILEEAKKSGVRVGCAPDTFLGAGISTARRAIEEGLIGRPVAGTAFMLSGGPESWHVDPEFFYAYGGGPMFDMGPYYLSALVNLLGPIRRVSSSTGIQIPDRVIGSGPKAGTPIAVQTPTHLAGTLDFAAGTIVTMIMSFDVRGASDLPRMEIYGTNGTLSLPDPNFFGGEVKLRRAGSDDWETVEAVFETEHNERGIGVDDMIKSIREERRHRASGDLAYHVLETMHAFMRSSAESRHVTLESSYKVPAARLDSLKL; via the coding sequence TTGAAACGAATGCAGATCGGAATTATCGGATGCGGCAATATCAGCGCGATCTATTTGAAAAACCTGGGTTCCAGCGAGTGGGCCGAAGTGGTGGCGGTCGCCGACCGGATCCCCGAGAAGGCGCAGGAGCGGGCTGTCGAATTCGGCATTGCAAACGCTTGCACGGTAGAGGAACTGCTGGCCGACGAATCGATCGAACTGGTCATCAACCTGACGATTCCCGCCAGCCATGCCGAAATCAACCTGGCCGCCGTCAAAGCGGGCAAACATGTGTACGGCGAAAAGCCGCTTGCGGTGTCGCTGGAAGACGGACGCCTCATTCTGGAAGAAGCGAAAAAAAGCGGCGTACGCGTCGGCTGCGCGCCGGATACCTTCCTCGGAGCAGGCATCAGCACGGCCCGCCGCGCGATCGAAGAAGGGCTGATCGGCCGCCCGGTCGCGGGCACCGCGTTCATGCTGAGCGGCGGTCCCGAATCGTGGCACGTCGATCCCGAATTTTTCTACGCGTACGGCGGCGGTCCGATGTTCGATATGGGCCCGTATTATTTGTCCGCGCTCGTGAATTTGCTCGGTCCGATCCGGCGCGTCAGTTCGTCGACCGGGATTCAGATTCCCGACCGGGTCATCGGCTCGGGACCGAAAGCCGGCACGCCGATCGCCGTGCAGACGCCGACCCATCTGGCCGGCACGCTCGATTTTGCCGCCGGCACGATCGTGACGATGATCATGAGCTTCGACGTTCGCGGCGCAAGCGACCTGCCGAGAATGGAAATTTACGGAACGAACGGCACGCTGTCGCTGCCGGACCCGAACTTCTTCGGCGGCGAAGTGAAGCTGCGCCGCGCCGGTTCGGACGACTGGGAGACGGTCGAAGCCGTCTTCGAGACCGAGCATAACGAACGCGGCATCGGCGTGGACGACATGATCAAGTCGATCCGCGAAGAACGCCGTCACCGCGCAAGCGGCGACCTGGCCTACCACGTGCTTGAGACGATGCACGCTTTCATGCGGTCGTCGGCCGAGAGCCGGCATGTCACGCTGGAAAGCTCGTACAAAGTTCCCGCTGCAAGACTCGATTCGCTCAAATTATAA
- a CDS encoding sugar phosphate isomerase/epimerase family protein, with amino-acid sequence MTQVGLQLYTVREEMEQDFRGTLEKVAALGYKGVEFHTFFGHGADEVKSMLDELGLVALGTHTSYGQLLEHLDAEIAYNKQIGNDTLIVPYLQAEERVWEDVFANLRKLGRRAREQGAVLAYHNHEFELTEQLDGKPVFDAMYEAVPAEDLQVEMDTCWVHYGGYDAVEYIGRYKGRLPIIHLKDMTRDADGKAITAELGVGEVDLKGIADAAIEAGVEWIVVEQDYCAGGKPLESIATSMEWIKKYAAEGAKLNV; translated from the coding sequence ATGACCCAAGTAGGACTGCAATTGTATACCGTGCGTGAAGAAATGGAACAGGATTTCCGCGGCACGCTCGAAAAGGTAGCCGCGCTCGGCTACAAAGGCGTCGAGTTCCATACGTTTTTCGGACACGGCGCGGATGAAGTGAAATCGATGCTCGACGAACTCGGACTTGTTGCCCTGGGCACGCATACGTCGTACGGCCAACTGCTGGAGCATCTCGATGCGGAGATTGCCTATAACAAGCAGATCGGCAACGACACGCTGATCGTTCCTTACCTGCAGGCGGAAGAACGCGTCTGGGAAGACGTGTTCGCCAATCTGCGCAAGCTCGGCCGCCGGGCGCGCGAACAGGGAGCGGTACTCGCTTACCATAACCACGAATTCGAACTGACGGAACAGCTGGACGGCAAGCCGGTATTCGACGCGATGTACGAAGCCGTGCCGGCCGAAGACCTGCAGGTCGAAATGGACACGTGTTGGGTGCATTACGGCGGATACGACGCGGTCGAATACATCGGACGCTACAAAGGGCGCCTGCCGATCATCCATCTCAAGGACATGACGCGCGACGCGGACGGCAAAGCGATCACGGCCGAACTCGGCGTGGGCGAAGTCGACCTCAAAGGCATCGCGGATGCCGCGATCGAAGCGGGCGTGGAGTGGATCGTCGTCGAGCAGGATTACTGCGCGGGCGGCAAGCCGCTCGAGAGTATCGCAACCAGCATGGAATGGATCAAAAAATACGCAGCAGAAGGAGCAAAACTCAATGTCTAA
- the msrA gene encoding peptide-methionine (S)-S-oxide reductase MsrA, giving the protein MADYSSSMIEKATFAGGCFWCMVTPFEDLPGIVKVVSGYTGGHTENPTYKEVCSETTGHVEAVQITFNPDIFRYEKLLELFWQQIDPTDGGGQFHDRGSSYGTAIFYHTEEQRIKAEASKKALAESGRFDKPIVTPIRPAETFYEAEEYHQDYHKKNPGHYNRYKKASGREAFIENNWKTPVDKSDLKQRLSEMQYNVTQKSGTEPAFHNEFWDHHGEGIYVDIVSGEPLFSSLDKYDSGCGWPSFTRPIRDYHVKEKVDLTHFMIRTEVRSKEADSHLGHVFDDGPGPDGLRYCINSAALRFVPADKLEEEGYGEYRAMFAQA; this is encoded by the coding sequence ATGGCCGATTATTCATCTTCCATGATCGAAAAAGCAACATTTGCGGGAGGCTGCTTCTGGTGTATGGTGACGCCGTTCGAAGATCTGCCGGGCATCGTCAAAGTGGTCTCCGGTTACACGGGCGGACATACCGAGAACCCGACTTACAAAGAAGTCTGCTCGGAGACGACCGGACACGTCGAAGCGGTCCAAATCACGTTCAACCCGGACATTTTCCGTTACGAGAAGCTGCTTGAACTGTTCTGGCAGCAGATCGATCCGACCGACGGCGGCGGACAGTTCCACGACCGCGGTTCGTCGTACGGCACGGCGATTTTCTATCATACGGAAGAACAGCGCATCAAAGCCGAAGCTTCCAAAAAAGCGCTGGCCGAGAGCGGCCGCTTCGACAAACCGATCGTGACGCCGATCCGTCCGGCCGAAACGTTCTACGAAGCCGAAGAATACCACCAGGATTACCACAAAAAAAATCCGGGCCATTACAACCGGTACAAAAAAGCGTCCGGCCGCGAAGCGTTTATCGAAAACAACTGGAAAACGCCGGTCGACAAAAGCGATCTCAAACAACGCCTGAGCGAGATGCAGTATAATGTCACGCAAAAAAGCGGTACCGAGCCGGCGTTCCACAACGAGTTCTGGGATCACCACGGCGAAGGCATCTACGTCGATATCGTCTCCGGCGAGCCGCTGTTCAGCTCTCTCGACAAATACGATTCCGGCTGCGGCTGGCCGAGCTTTACCCGACCGATCCGCGATTACCACGTGAAGGAAAAAGTCGATCTGACCCACTTCATGATCCGGACCGAAGTGCGCAGCAAAGAAGCCGATTCCCATCTGGGCCACGTGTTCGACGATGGCCCGGGCCCGGACGGATTGCGCTACTGCATCAACTCCGCGGCGCTGCGTTTCGTGCCGGCGGACAAGCTCGAAGAAGAAGGCTACGGCGAATACCGCGCGATGTTCGCGCAGGCATAA